The Amycolatopsis umgeniensis DNA segment TCTCCGGGAACGCCTTGGCGTACTGGACGGTGAGCACGTTGACCGCCGCCTTCGACGCCGGATACGACACTCCCGGATAGGCGTACGCGGGCGAGTCGGTCATGGTCAGCCCGGTGAGGGAGGCGAGGCCGCTGCTGACGTTGACCACCACGGGGGCGGCGGAGCGCCGCAGCAGCGGCAGGAACGCGTGTGTCACCCGCGCGGTGCCGAAGACGTTGGTCTCGAAGGTCGTGCGCAGCTCGTCCGCCGTCACGTCGGCGGCACCGAGCATGGGCCGGCTTTCCACGCCCGCGTTGTTGACCAGGACGTCCAGCCCTCCCTCGGCCTCGATGGTCTTCGCGGCGGCTTCGACGGACGCGTCGTCGGTGACGTCGAGCAGGATCAGGCGTGCGCCCAGTTCTCCGGCGGCGAGGCGGCCGCGTTCGGCGTCGCGGCTGCCCAGGTAGACGGTGTGGCCGTCGGCGATGAGGCGGCGGGCGGTCTCGCGGCCGAGGCCTTTGTTGGCCCCGGTGATCAGTGTCGTGGTCATGGGATCAGCGTCGTCCCGGCGGGACCCGGACAGCCAGTCGACCGATCTTCCTGGGACTCGCGGTACCAGGCGGTTCCCGGGGGAGCGGGGCAGACTGGAGGACATGGCGGCGACGGAATTCGGAAGGGCGGTGCGGCGCTGGCGCGATCGTGTCTCGCCGCCGGACGTCGGCCTGCCCGAAGGCGGTCAGCGGCGCGCGGCCGGGCTGCGCCGCGAGGAACTGGCCCTGCTGGCGGGGATTTCCGTCGACTACGTGACCAGGCTGGAACAAGGCCGCGCGTCGCATCCGTCCGATCAGGTCGTCGAGGCGCTGGCGAGGGCGCTTCGGCTCTCCGCGCCCGAACGGGCCCACCTGTTCGGTCTCGCCGGGCTGGCGGTGCCGGGGCCGGACGTCGCCTCCGCGTACCTCACGCCCGGTGTCCAACGGCTGATCGACCGGATGACGGGGATACCCGTCGCGGTGTTCGACGCCACCTGGACACTCCTGTCGGCGAACCCGCCGTACGCCGCGCTGATGGGTGATCCGTCCCAGGCGCGGGGGTTCGAGCGCAACGCCGTCTGGCGGCACTTCCTCGGCGAGGGCACGCGCGCCCGGCACACTCCGGAATCGTTGCGGACCTTCGAAGCGGTCCTCGTCGCGGATCTGCGCTCGGCGGCCGCCCGCTACCCGGCCGATCAGCGGCTCACCCGGCTGATCGCGGAGCTGCGCGGCGGGAGTGCGCGGTTCGCACGATTGTGGGACTCGGGCGCCGTCGGACGGCACGAGTCCGCGCGCAAGGTCATCGACCATCCGTCGGTCGGCCCGGTCGAACTCGACTGCGACGTCCTGACCGTCGAAGGCTGCGACCTGCACATCATGGTCTACACGGCCGAACCCGGTTCCGAAGCCGCCGAGCGGCTCGCGCTGCTCACCGTCCTCGGGACACAGTCCCTGACCGGATGAAAGAACAGCGCCGGACGAATGGCTTCGATGCCGCGCGCCCGGCGCTTTCGCGTCCCGTTGGTTCGGGTCAGTCCGTTCCGTACTCGATCGCGGCGTGGTCGAGCAGTTCGTCGTCGCCCGAAGCCTTGCCGCGTGAGGCGATCACCTGCGCGCCGCCCGCGTCCATCGCGCCGATCAGCCCGGTCGACGCGGCCTGCGCGGCGCCGATCAGCGTCGGATGCCCGCCGCCGACCATGCCGAGCCCGGCGTACTGCTCGAGCTTGGCGCGCGAGTCGGCGATGTCGAGGTTCCGCATGGTGAGCTGGCCGATCCGGTCCACCGGGCCGAACGCCGAGTCCTCGGTGCGCTCCATCGACAGCTTGTCCGGGTGGTAGCTGAAGAACGGGCCGGTGGTGTCGAGGATCGAGTAGTCCTCGCCGCGCCGCAGCCGCAGGGTGACCTCGCCGGTGACGGCCGCGCCGACCCAGCGCTGCAGCGACTCGCGCAGCATCATGGCCTGCGGGTCCAGCCAGCGGCCTTCGTACATCAGCCTGCCGAGACGGCGGCCTTCGTTGTGGTAGCTGGCGAGGGTGTCCTCGTTGTGGATCGCGTTGACGAGCCGCTCGTACGCCGCGTGCAGCAGCGCCATGCCCGGCGCCTCGTAGATCCCGCGGCTCTTGGCCTCGATGATCCGGTTCTCGATCTGGTCGGACATGCCGAGCCCGTGGCGCCCGCCGATGGCGTTGGCCTCCAGGACCAGGTCGACCGCGGTGGCGAACTCCTTGCCGTTGATCGTCACCGGACGGCCTTGCTCGAAGCCGATCGTGACGTCTTCCGCCGCGATCTCGACCTCGGGATCCCAGAACCGGACGCCCATGATCGGGTTGACGATCTCGATGCCGGTGTCGAGGTGCTCCAGCGACTTGGCCTCGTGCGTCGCGCCCCAGATGTTCGCGTCCGTCGAGTAGGCCTTCTCGGTGCTGTCCCGGTAGGGGAGCCCGTGGCCCTGCAGCCACTCGGACATCTCCTTGCGGCCGCCGAGCTCGCTGACGAACGCGGCGTCCAGCCACGGCTTGTAGATCCGCAGGGACGGGTTCGCGAGCAGGCCGTAGCGGTAGAACCGCTCGATGTCGTTGCCCTTGAAGGTGGAGCCGTCGCCCCAGATCTGGACGTCGTCCTCGAGCATCGCGCGCACCAGCAGCGTGCCGGTGACCGCGCGGCCGAGCGGGGTCGTGTTGAAGTAGGTGCGGCCGCCGTTGCGGATGTGGAAGGCGCCGCAGGCCAGCGCCGCGAGCCCTTCCTCGACCAGCGCGGCCTTGCAGTCGACGGCCCGCGCGATCTCGGCGCCGTAGGCCTTCGCCCGGCCCGGGACGGACGCGATGTCGGGTTCGTCGTATTGGCCGATGTCAGCGGTGTAGGTGCACGGCACCGCACCCTTCTCGCGCATCCACGCGACCGCTACGGAGGTGTCGAGGCCGCCGGAGAAGGCGATCCCGACGCGTTCGCCGACAGGCAGAGAGGTGAGTACCTTGGACATGATGGAAGTATATGCATAGGAGTGTATGACCATGCAAGCCGGGGTGAGCAGGGCAACTCGGGCGGGTGGTCGGGGACGCGTGTGGAAGGTGGGGTCGGCTGGTGGCGGTTCGGGTTCTAGCGGACCGGATGCCGTCCCGGTGAGCCTGCGGAGCTCGTGCCGGTTGCCTGCGTGGGCTCAGTCGCCGCGGGGTGTCGTGACCGGCGTGACCTTGAGACAACCTGTCGTCCTCGAGCAGGTCCGGCGTAGGTAGGTGAATACGGGGCCGTTCTAACCCTCGACGCCCCTCGCGACCACCCCGACTGGCCACGGCGCGGCCTCCTGGTCGCCCTGCGGTCCGTGAAGGCCTCCTTCCCTACCTTCAGGGTAGGCAAGGAGGCCTTCACGGACCGGGCCTGTCACGACCACCTGCACCGGCACCTCACCGCCGGCCCACCCAGCGGACCATGTCGCGAAAGCCACTTTCAGGACATTAGACGTCCCGAAAGTGGCTTTCGCGACATCGACGACAGCAGCGACCACCGGGACCGGCTGGTCGCGAGTGGCAATTCGGGTTCTGGTGGACCTGTGTTCACCTGACCTGCACTGAGGTGACGGTTGCGCGGGTGTCGGAGTCGACGGTGGATGATTTGGGACGTCCGCTCCGACCCGAAACGCCAGGCGTCCACTGTGGACGTCACGCGACCGTGTCCCTTTTGTGACCTGTCCGCGGGCGCCTTCGCCACGAATACTGGGCGAGGCCCTCTGTGAATCGGCGATTTTCCTTGCGGTGAAAAGAAAACCAGTCCGTACGACCGGCGGCACCGAATACCTGGCATGAAGACTTCGCGGGCCGATCGGGAACCACGCCTCCCCTTCTTCGGGGCGGCGCTGATCGGTGTCGTGGCCCTCGCCGCGGCACTGGCGGCCGGACATCTGGTGGCCGGGTTCATCAGCGCCAACGCCTCGCCGTATCTGGCGGTCGGCAACGGGGCGATCGACCTGACCCCGGTGGAGCTGAAGGATTTCGCGGTCCGGACGTTCGGTGTCTACGACAAGCTCGTCCTGCTCGGCGGGATGGCCGTGGTGATGGTGCTCGCCGCCGCGGTGGCGGGGATCGCTTCACGCCGGTCACCCGTTCCGGGGATGGTGCTGATCGCGGCCTTCGGGTTGCTGGGCGGATTCGCCGTGTCGCAGCGGCCCGACCTCTCCACGGTCGCTCTTCTCGCGCCGCTGGCCAGCCTGATCGCCGGAGTCGGCGTCTTCTTCTGGCTGCACCGCCTGGCCACGGCCAGGGCGCGCGTCACGGAGGAGACTTCCGAGGACGCTCCGTCGCGCCGGTCGGTGCTGCTGGCCGGCGCCGGTGTGGTGGTCGCCGCGGGCGCGGCGGGCGCCGGTGGGCAACTGATCTCCGGTACGCGAGACGCGGAGTCTTCCCGGACGGCCATCGGGCGGCTCGTTCCGGCCGAGCCGGCCCCGCCGATCCCGGCCGACGCGGATTTCGCCAAACTGGGCACGCCGACGTTCCTCACCTCGAACCGCGACTTCTACCGCGTCGACACCGCGTTGTCGGTGCCGCAGGTCCGGGCCGAGGACTGGAGCCTCCGGCTGCACGGCATGGTGCGCAACGAAAAACGGTTCACCTACGACGACATCCGGAACCGTCCGCTGATCGAGCGCACGATCACGATGACGTGCGTGTCCAACGAGGTCGGCGGAACCTACGTGTCCACGGCGAACTTCATCGGTGTGGACCTCGGGGATCTGTTGCGGGAGGCCGAAGTCCTGCCCGGTGCCGAGCAGATCTTCTCCACCAGCGTCGACGGCTGGACCGCGGGCAGCCCGGTCGTGGCCGCGCTCGACCCGGAACGCGGCGCGATGCTGGCGATCGGGATGAACGGGGAACCGCTGCCGGTCGAACACGGTTTCCCCGCCCGAATGGTCATCCCCGGTCTCTATGGCTATGTTTCGGCGACGAAATGGGTCAAGGACCTGGAGATCACCACTTGGAAAGCGCGCCGCGCGTACTGGCTCGACCGCGGCTGGGGTGAACAGGCCCCGATCAAAACGCAGTCCAGGATCGACAGTCCGAAAGGATTCGAAACGGTACCCGCGGGCAAGGTCCGGGTTTCGGGTGTCGCCTGGGCGCAGCACACCGGTGTCGAGCGGGTCGAAGTCCGGCTCGGCGCGAACGGGAATTGGCAGCCCGCAACGCTTTCCCGCGAGGTGGGTCTCAACACCTGGCGTATGTGGTGGACCGAATTCGACGCCCCGGCCGGCAGTCACCAGGTGACCGTCCGCGCGGTCGACAAATCCGGTTACACCCAGACCGACGCGCGCGCCGGAACCGTTCCGGACGGCGCGACGGGCTGGCACGTCATCAGTTTCACCGCACGGTGATCGGCGTCACCCGAAAGAGTGGCAATCCGATTTCGCAGTAGTTCCGAATACCCGGTAAGAGTCCGAGAAACAAATGGAGTGATTTTCCGTGAGCAAGCTTCGCGTCGCAGGAATCGGTTTCACCGCGGTCGCCGCACTGGCACTGACCGCCTGCAGCAGCAACGACACCGCTTCGTCGGGCAGCTCCAGCAGCGCACCGGCGCCTTCGAGCTCGATGTCCGCCCCGATGTCCAGCGCGGCCTCGGGTGACGGCGTCACCACCAACGCGGACGTGTTCGGCCCGGCCTGTTCGCAGCTGCCCCAGGGCAGTGCGCCCGGCTCGCTGGACTCGATGGGCCCGCAGCCGGTCGCCAGCGCAGCTTCGACCAACCCGCTGCTGACCAAGCTGGTCGCCGCGGTCAAGGCCACCGACCTGGTGGACACCCTCAACAGCCAGCAGGCCATCACCGTGTTCGCCCCGGCGGACCCGGCCTTCGCCGCCCTCGGTGACGCGAAGTTCAACGAGCTGGCCGGCAAGCCTGCCGAGCTGGCCCCGATCCTGCAGTACCACGTCGTCGGCAAGCGTTACGACGCCAAGGGCCTGGAGTCGGCCAAGTCGCTGGAGAGCCTGAACACCGCGGGCGGCCCGCTCAAGATCGAGGGCTCGGGCGACAACCTGACCGTCAACGGCGCGAAGATCCTGTGTGGCAACATCCCCACCAAGAACGCCACCGTCTTCGTCATCGACAAGGTGATGACCCCGGGCACCAACAAGAACTAGGTCCCCACACCACGATCGCGGTGGCCGCGCCCTCGGGCGAGGCCACCGCGATCGTCGCTGTGCCAAGGGAAACGGTGTCAGGGCACGAGCGCGGCGGCGTCCACATCGGTCACCACGAGTCGCAGGCTCGCGTTCTCCCAAGGGGTTCCGGTCAGGACGGCGCGCAACGCGGCGCCGGCGACCTCCGTCAGCGGCGGGATCGGCACCTCCAGCGCGACGACGCGGATCTCGACGACGTGCTCGGAGATGTCGACGGCCATCACGTCGAGATCCCACGGCACCGCCGAGGCGGCGGCCGTGGTGGACGGCGTGGCCGCGCGCAGCCCCGGTACGTCGCGGAGCGTGCTGAGCAGCGACGCGGTCAGTTCGGAACGTGCGGTCACAACAGTCCTCCACGGATTTCGATGTCCAAAATGGTCACTGACACGGCCGTGGGGATGAGTCCGGTCGCCTCGGTGACCGCCCGGCTGACGGCACGCTGCACCGCCTGCGCGGTCGCGGCCGCCTGATCCAGCCCGGAGAGCGCGACGTCGATCTCCACCCGAACACCCGGCGGATCCTGCTCCAAGAACGCGCGGACCCCTTCGGTCGGCGCCGGTTCGAGGCCCTTGATCCGCTGCCGCGCGATCCGGGTCACCGAACCCGCCAGCCCGCGCAACCCGGGTTCCAGGCGTACCACGCCGGGGACCTTCGCCGCTGCATGCGCTGCGACCGCCGCGATCACCGGCGGGGAGATCACCGTTTCGACCAGCTGCCCGGCCGGTGCCTGCTCACGCGTCATAGATGTCCTCCACCACCAGATCGAGCCGCGCCAGGCGGAGGCCCACCCTGGCGCCCGCCGCCGCCGTGACCCGCTCGCGGACCACGTCCAGCGAGTCACCGTCGAAATCATGCGCGATCGCCAGGCTCAGTTCCACGTCCACGGCCAGCGCGTCGGTGTCTTCCGGCGAGCGCCGGACCCGGCAGTGCCGCGCGCGGACGCCGTCGACGGAGTCCGCGGCGAACCGCAGCACCGCCGCGACAGCCTGATCGCTCACCTGCACCTCCCCCGGCTCCGGGCTGGCCAGCGGCACGAGATCACGTCGCCGGACCTCGGCGCGGACCGCGGACATGATCCGGCCCGCGAGATCCGGCGACGGCTCGGCGTCGTCGTCGGCCAGTTCCCTGGTCAGCCCGCGCAGCACCCGGAGGCTCTCGCGGGTCGCCCGGCAGTGCGGGCAGTCGAGTTCGTGCGCGTCCGCCCGGCCGGCGTCGACCTCGTCGAGTCGTTCCCAGACCTGTTCGACGTCCCTGCCGCACGGGAGCAAGTAGTCCTGAGTCGCGTGGTTCATCGCCATGGCGCCATCACCTCCGCCAACTGTGCTCGTGCTCGCGCGATGCGTCCCCGCACCGCGGTGGTGGTCGCCCCGATCGCCTTCGCGATCTCCTCGTAGGAGCGGCCGTGGACCTCGCGCAACAGCCAGCAGGCTCGTTGCTCGGCGGTCAGCTGGTCCAAGGCTCCGGTCAGCGCCGTCATCTGCGCGCTGGTCTCCGCGGCCCGGTCCGGCCGCCCGGCCGACCCCTCGGACTCCCGCAGGTCGAGTTCGACGTCGGCCACCGGCTTCCTGGCGCGGATCACGTTCAGGCACCGGTTGGTCGTCATCCGGTAGAGCCAGCCGACGAACGCCGCGTCCTCCTGCAGCTGGTCGAGCCGCCGCCAGGCGATGAGGAACACCTCCTGGACGACGTCCTCGGCATCCCCCTTGTTCCCCAGCATCCGCAGCGCCAGCCGGTACATCGGCCCCTGGAACCGCAGGACGAGCTGCTCGTACGCGCGGATTTCGCCGTCGCGGGCGCGCGCCACCAGCGTGGCGTCGTCCAGCACCGTCTCACCCGCGGCGGGCGCGTCACTTCTCGCCGAAGTCGTCATCGAGCGCACCTGTGCAGTGCCGCCATGCCGAAGCTCCCTTCACCCCTGACCGTAAGACACGGCTTCCCCGGAAACGTCACGCGGGAAACCCGGACCAGCCGACCACGCCCCGGCGGCCCGCGCATGTCGAAGCCGGGTGGTCAGCGTGCGCGGACGAGCGCGGGGTAGTCGTCGAGGGTGATGTCGGTCGCGAACTTGTCGGTCACCCACAGCATCCAGCGCAGCATGAGCGGCCGCCGGAACATCTGGTCGCGCAGCTTGATCCGCAGTTTCGTCGGCGGCGCGAGGAACGGCCCCGCGTTGGCGCTGCGGGCGATCTTGGCGTAACCGCGGAACTTCTCCTCGTACCGCCGGAACGCCACCTCGTGGTCACCGTCCGCCGAGGCGAGTTCCCCCGCGATGACGTACGCGGCCACGATGGCGAGCCCGCTGCCGAAACCGCCCAAAGTGTTGCCGTAAGCCGAATCGCCGATGAGCGCGACGCGTCCGGAGGAGTAGGTGTCCATCGTGACGCGGCTGATCGAGTCCAGGTAGACGTCGTCCGAACGCTTCACCGCCTCCATCAGCTCGGGCAGCCGCCAGCCACCGTCGGCGTACGCCGCGGCCAGGATCTCCTTCTGCTGTTCGGTGTCGTACCGGTCGTAGCCGAGTTCGGGGGAGGCGAACACGAAGAACGCGGGTGCCTTGGGCCCGCCGGTGGCGGCCAGGCGGCCGGGCTCGTTGTACATGACCGAGGTGCCGCCGGGGCCGCGGAAATCGTCGGCCTCGCTGGTCTCGACCAGGGCGTAGTAGTGGCCGAGGTGCTTCACGTAGTCGGCCTCCGGGCCGAACGCCAGCCGCCGCACGGTGGAGTGGATGCCGTCCGCGCCGAAGACGAGGTCGAACCGCCTCGGCGCGGCGTGCTTGAAGGTGACATCGACGCCGTCGGCGGTCTCGGTCAGCGAGGTGATGGAGTCGCCGAAGACGTACTCGCAGTCCCGCGCGGTCCGCTCGTGAAGGAGTTCGGCCAGGTCACCGCGCCGGATCTCGACGTCGCCGCCGGTGAACTCACCGGGCATGACCGCCAGTGGCCGTTCCGTGGCGTCGATGATGGTCTGGTCTTGCCCGCCGGTCTGGCGCCGGTACACCTCGTCGAGGATGCCCATCCGCTCCAGCACCGTGCGGTGGGTGGCGCCCTTGAAGTCGACCGCCTGCCCGCCGGTGCGGAGTTCCGGCGACCGCTCGACGACGGTGACCGCGTAGCCCTGGCGGGACAGCCAGAAGGCGAGTGCCGGTCCGGCGATACTGGCGCCGGAGATGAGAACTGTCTTGTTCGTCATGGCCGAAAGCTTCGCCATCGGCGTTGACGGAGCGCTGACAGTCCGCTGACGGTGTCCGTCAGCTCCAGCCGGGCAACGGAAGGGTGAGCTGCCCGGGGTCGTCCGGGGGCGCGGTCTCGTACCGCGGCGGCGTCGCGGACAACCCGATCGGGTTACGGGTCAGCCGTACCGAGGTGCCGTCGGGCCGGGGGAGGTCGACTGTCGGGCTCAAGCCGAGCCGCTCCGCGAGGGCGAACGCGCCCGCGACGTCGTTGACCTCCCCGGCGGGTACCCCGGCCGCGCTCAGATCCGCCGCCCACTCCGCGGCCGGGCGACGGCCGAAACGCTCTTCGAGCAGCTCGCGGAGCTCGGCGCGGTGCTCGACCCGCGCCGGATTGGTCGCGAATCCGGCCTGGCCCGCGAGCTCGGGCAGGCCGATGACCTCGCACAACGCCGCGAACTGCCGGTCGTTGCCGACGGCGAGCGCGAGTTCGTGGTCGGCGCAGGGGACGAGTTCGTACGGGGCGATACTCGGATGCCGGTTGCCCATCCGCGCCGGGACCTTCCCGCCCGAGGTGTACGCGCTGCCCTGGTTGACCAGCGCGGCGAGCAGACTGGACAGCAGGTCGATCTCGACGCGCTGTCCCAGCCCTGTCCGGTCGCGGTGGCGCAGGGCGGCGAGGATGCCGACGCTCGCGAACAGCCCGGCCAGCACGTCGACGAGTGCGACGCCCACCTTCTGCGGCTCGCCCGCGGGGTCGCCGGTGACGCTCATCAGCCCGCCGACGGCCTGGATGAGCAGGTCGTAGCCCGGCAGCGCGGCACCGCCGCCGGAGCCGAAACCCGTGACGGAGCAATAGACCAGCCCGAGGTTCGCCGCTCGCAGGGCTTCCGGGCCGAGGCCGAGGCGGTCCATCACGCCGGGCCGGAAGTTCTCGACCACGACGTCGGCCTCGAGCGCGAGCGCGCGGGCCTTCGCGAGATCGTCCGGATCGCCGAGGTCCAGCGCCACGCTCGTTTTGTTCCGGTTCACCGACTGGAAGTACGTCGCCTGGCCGGACGCGTCGTAGGGCGGCCCCCAGCTGCGGGTGTCGTCGCCGGTGCCCGGCCGCTCGACCTTGACCACCGTCGCGCCGAGGTCGGCCAGCAGCATGGTGGCGAACGGGCCGGCGAGCACCCGCGAGAAGTCGAGGACGCGCAGCGGTCCGAGTGCGGTATCGGGCATGGCCCCGACCCTAAGCGGCCGCTCGCCCCTTCGAAGTTGTGATCGCGCTCACGAAAGGCCGGTTTTCCCAATACTTTCCTCTAGGTACCTACTATCTCCAGGAAGGTAGCTTCGGCCGTGTCAACGAGACACGAACCGAGGAGCGACCATGATCGTGGTGACCGGAGCGACCGGGAACGTCGGACGGCGGCTGGTGGAAACCCTTGCCGCAGCGGGAGAAGACGTGACGGCGGTGTCGCGGCGGATCTCCCCGGCGGACGTGCCGGACGGCGTGCGGACGGTGCGGGCCGACCTCGCGGTGCCCGGCGACCTGAAGCAGGTTTTCGACGGCGCGGACCGGGTTTTCCTTCTGACGTCGGGGGAGTTCATGGCGGCGGGCGGTGACGTCGCGGACGTCGTCGCGGCGGCGGGGGAAGCCCGCGTCGTGCTGCTGTCCTCCCAAGGCGTCGGGAGCGGACGGCACGCGCCGGCGTTCGAAGAGGCGGTCAAGACGTCGAGTCCGGAGTGGACAGTGCTACGGCCGGGAGGCTTCGCGTCGAACGCGTTCCAGTGGGCACCGGCGATCCGCGCCGATCGCGTTGTCGCCGCGCCGTTCGGTGACGTCGCGCTGCCGGTGATCGACCCGGCCGACATCGCCGACGTCGCGGCCGTCGCGCTGCGGGAATCCGGTCACCACGGCCGGACCTACGTGCTGACCGGACCCGAGCCGGTCTCGCCCCGGCAGCAGGCGGCGGCCCTCGGCGACGCGCTGGGCGAGCCGCTGCGGTTCGCCGAACTGACCGAGGACGAGGCGCGCGCCGCGATGTCGGCGTTCATGCCGCCGGTGGTCGTGGAGGCCACGCTCGCCATCCTCGGCAGGCCGACGGAAGACGAACAGCGGGTCAGTCCCGACGTCGAGCGGGTACTGGGGCGACCGGGGCGGACCTTCGCCGAGTGGGCGGCGCGGCACGCGGCCGCGTTCAAGTGACCAGGCCTCGCGTTGGTCGCCCTGCTTGAAGTACATGAAGGACCCCTTCCTTGCGCCTAGCGCTGTGAAGGGGTCCTTCATGTACTTGGGGGGATGAGAAGGTCGAGTTGCCTGCCACCGGGCCGCGACCGGATTGACCCGCGCAGCCACCGTCCTCACGCAAGTCAGACGAAGGTAGTGAAGGCCTCCTTCACTACCTTCAGAGTAGGCAAGGAGCCCTTCACGGACCGGACCCACGAACAACAGCAGCCAGAACCCAGCCGGTACCTAAGACACGCTCGGCTCCGAGCATCCGCACGAGGATCGCGGATGAGAAAGTTCTCATCGAGCCCTCATCGGCGGCTCATCCGCGCCGGGCAACCTGGGTGGTATGCGAGTCCGAATCTTGGTCCTGGCCGGGGTCGCCGCCGTCGTGGTGGCGGCCACCGGCACGTTCGCCGTGATCGCGGCCACCGCCGCCGCGCCGCCCGACCTCGGCCCGGCGGTCGTCGCACCGGCGGGGCACGCAGTCACCGGGCCGGGTGAGGCCGGTGCCCCGCCCGCCGTCGTCCCGCCCCGGCTGGCCGGGCACGACGACGACCCCGATGATGACCCCGATGACGGTGACGACCACTTCGACTTCGACCTCGACGACTGAGCGGGGCCGATGAGCGCCCGCGCCCGGATTCTCGCCTGGGTCCTGCTGGTCGTGCTGCTCGCGCTCGCCGGGTCGTTGCTGGCGACCCGCACCGTCCTGCACAACCAGCTGGACCA contains these protein-coding regions:
- a CDS encoding SDR family oxidoreductase, which encodes MTTTLITGANKGLGRETARRLIADGHTVYLGSRDAERGRLAAGELGARLILLDVTDDASVEAAAKTIEAEGGLDVLVNNAGVESRPMLGAADVTADELRTTFETNVFGTARVTHAFLPLLRRSAAPVVVNVSSGLASLTGLTMTDSPAYAYPGVSYPASKAAVNVLTVQYAKAFPEMRINAVEPGYTATDLNGRSGHQTVEEGAEIIVRMASIGPDGPTGGYFDVSGPLPW
- a CDS encoding helix-turn-helix transcriptional regulator, with protein sequence MAATEFGRAVRRWRDRVSPPDVGLPEGGQRRAAGLRREELALLAGISVDYVTRLEQGRASHPSDQVVEALARALRLSAPERAHLFGLAGLAVPGPDVASAYLTPGVQRLIDRMTGIPVAVFDATWTLLSANPPYAALMGDPSQARGFERNAVWRHFLGEGTRARHTPESLRTFEAVLVADLRSAAARYPADQRLTRLIAELRGGSARFARLWDSGAVGRHESARKVIDHPSVGPVELDCDVLTVEGCDLHIMVYTAEPGSEAAERLALLTVLGTQSLTG
- the argG gene encoding argininosuccinate synthase — encoded protein: MSKVLTSLPVGERVGIAFSGGLDTSVAVAWMREKGAVPCTYTADIGQYDEPDIASVPGRAKAYGAEIARAVDCKAALVEEGLAALACGAFHIRNGGRTYFNTTPLGRAVTGTLLVRAMLEDDVQIWGDGSTFKGNDIERFYRYGLLANPSLRIYKPWLDAAFVSELGGRKEMSEWLQGHGLPYRDSTEKAYSTDANIWGATHEAKSLEHLDTGIEIVNPIMGVRFWDPEVEIAAEDVTIGFEQGRPVTINGKEFATAVDLVLEANAIGGRHGLGMSDQIENRIIEAKSRGIYEAPGMALLHAAYERLVNAIHNEDTLASYHNEGRRLGRLMYEGRWLDPQAMMLRESLQRWVGAAVTGEVTLRLRRGEDYSILDTTGPFFSYHPDKLSMERTEDSAFGPVDRIGQLTMRNLDIADSRAKLEQYAGLGMVGGGHPTLIGAAQAASTGLIGAMDAGGAQVIASRGKASGDDELLDHAAIEYGTD
- a CDS encoding molybdopterin-dependent oxidoreductase, which codes for MKTSRADREPRLPFFGAALIGVVALAAALAAGHLVAGFISANASPYLAVGNGAIDLTPVELKDFAVRTFGVYDKLVLLGGMAVVMVLAAAVAGIASRRSPVPGMVLIAAFGLLGGFAVSQRPDLSTVALLAPLASLIAGVGVFFWLHRLATARARVTEETSEDAPSRRSVLLAGAGVVVAAGAAGAGGQLISGTRDAESSRTAIGRLVPAEPAPPIPADADFAKLGTPTFLTSNRDFYRVDTALSVPQVRAEDWSLRLHGMVRNEKRFTYDDIRNRPLIERTITMTCVSNEVGGTYVSTANFIGVDLGDLLREAEVLPGAEQIFSTSVDGWTAGSPVVAALDPERGAMLAIGMNGEPLPVEHGFPARMVIPGLYGYVSATKWVKDLEITTWKARRAYWLDRGWGEQAPIKTQSRIDSPKGFETVPAGKVRVSGVAWAQHTGVERVEVRLGANGNWQPATLSREVGLNTWRMWWTEFDAPAGSHQVTVRAVDKSGYTQTDARAGTVPDGATGWHVISFTAR
- a CDS encoding fasciclin domain-containing protein, with the translated sequence MSKLRVAGIGFTAVAALALTACSSNDTASSGSSSSAPAPSSSMSAPMSSAASGDGVTTNADVFGPACSQLPQGSAPGSLDSMGPQPVASAASTNPLLTKLVAAVKATDLVDTLNSQQAITVFAPADPAFAALGDAKFNELAGKPAELAPILQYHVVGKRYDAKGLESAKSLESLNTAGGPLKIEGSGDNLTVNGAKILCGNIPTKNATVFVIDKVMTPGTNKN
- a CDS encoding Asp23/Gls24 family envelope stress response protein, whose protein sequence is MTREQAPAGQLVETVISPPVIAAVAAHAAAKVPGVVRLEPGLRGLAGSVTRIARQRIKGLEPAPTEGVRAFLEQDPPGVRVEIDVALSGLDQAAATAQAVQRAVSRAVTEATGLIPTAVSVTILDIEIRGGLL
- a CDS encoding Asp23/Gls24 family envelope stress response protein → MAMNHATQDYLLPCGRDVEQVWERLDEVDAGRADAHELDCPHCRATRESLRVLRGLTRELADDDAEPSPDLAGRIMSAVRAEVRRRDLVPLASPEPGEVQVSDQAVAAVLRFAADSVDGVRARHCRVRRSPEDTDALAVDVELSLAIAHDFDGDSLDVVRERVTAAAGARVGLRLARLDLVVEDIYDA
- a CDS encoding RNA polymerase sigma factor; the encoded protein is MTTSARSDAPAAGETVLDDATLVARARDGEIRAYEQLVLRFQGPMYRLALRMLGNKGDAEDVVQEVFLIAWRRLDQLQEDAAFVGWLYRMTTNRCLNVIRARKPVADVELDLRESEGSAGRPDRAAETSAQMTALTGALDQLTAEQRACWLLREVHGRSYEEIAKAIGATTTAVRGRIARARAQLAEVMAPWR
- a CDS encoding FAD-dependent monooxygenase; its protein translation is MTNKTVLISGASIAGPALAFWLSRQGYAVTVVERSPELRTGGQAVDFKGATHRTVLERMGILDEVYRRQTGGQDQTIIDATERPLAVMPGEFTGGDVEIRRGDLAELLHERTARDCEYVFGDSITSLTETADGVDVTFKHAAPRRFDLVFGADGIHSTVRRLAFGPEADYVKHLGHYYALVETSEADDFRGPGGTSVMYNEPGRLAATGGPKAPAFFVFASPELGYDRYDTEQQKEILAAAYADGGWRLPELMEAVKRSDDVYLDSISRVTMDTYSSGRVALIGDSAYGNTLGGFGSGLAIVAAYVIAGELASADGDHEVAFRRYEEKFRGYAKIARSANAGPFLAPPTKLRIKLRDQMFRRPLMLRWMLWVTDKFATDITLDDYPALVRAR
- a CDS encoding CaiB/BaiF CoA transferase family protein, whose translation is MPDTALGPLRVLDFSRVLAGPFATMLLADLGATVVKVERPGTGDDTRSWGPPYDASGQATYFQSVNRNKTSVALDLGDPDDLAKARALALEADVVVENFRPGVMDRLGLGPEALRAANLGLVYCSVTGFGSGGGAALPGYDLLIQAVGGLMSVTGDPAGEPQKVGVALVDVLAGLFASVGILAALRHRDRTGLGQRVEIDLLSSLLAALVNQGSAYTSGGKVPARMGNRHPSIAPYELVPCADHELALAVGNDRQFAALCEVIGLPELAGQAGFATNPARVEHRAELRELLEERFGRRPAAEWAADLSAAGVPAGEVNDVAGAFALAERLGLSPTVDLPRPDGTSVRLTRNPIGLSATPPRYETAPPDDPGQLTLPLPGWS